The genomic interval ATCAGTGTGTATTTGGAATTATTTTGAAGGGATATGTATGAAAAGAAATCCCCTTCATTCTCTGTATAAAACCTGCCAAGGAAAtagtctttattttttgttctctttatttttttggggatGAGGAATACATATGCTTCATCCAAATGCAAATGAGACTGTAAAGATTTATGTGATGATTCTTCATAATTGATCCAAATGCAAAACATCTTGATTGTCTGATAAAAATCTCAGGCGATGGATTCCACCTGAGGTATGTAACTGATGCTTTTATATGATAGACTGGTCATAATAGGGTACAGCAGGGTATTCCAACAAGAAAATATATTGTtcctataatattatttttctctttctcaatattctctcttttttgtttgtttgactGGAGATTTTGATCTGATCCCATCATTTGAAATGATgttgtttactttttttcagattctcaatgtATATGTTCCAAAATATGAAAGCGAGGGACAGTACTGGCCTATTGCCCACAACACAACAATTTTTTCATTGTTGTTGTCTCAAATTATCGCGCTTGGGGTCTTTGGAATCAAACGATCGCCTGTGGCTTCGGGTTTTACCATTCCATTGATTATCTGCACTCTTCTATTTCACGAGTACTGTAGGCGGAGATTTCTTCCAATATTTAAGATGGTTCCTGCAGAGGTAGCAATTTTAATTGGACCCTCTctcaacagttttttttttttttccccttccatCGAACTTATTTCGATAATTCTgaaacaaaagataaatttcAAGCCTGATGGTTGGATTGTTTATAGGTTTTTATTGAGATGGATCAAAAAGATGAGCAGTGTGGGAGGATGGAAGAGATTTATCAAAAGTTACAGTCCGCATATTGTCAGTTCACAGAAACACCTCATGAGTTGCGTAGATCTGAATGCTTGAATCATCACGATGACGGGAAGAGCATTCCGGATCCGGAGAAACTGAACCCAGGTTTGATTCACCCAATGCTTGGGAGACTCCCACTACCTGGAATCAAAGAAATAATTGGGTGGCTGTCTTTGCTTCTCTTTTCAGGAAAGGAAGCAAACCAATTAAACGGGTCATCTAGTTGCGATTTGGATATAGCAGAAACCAGCAAGAAGTAAATTGGGCTCATTGTTTTGTTCATAATCCATGTTAATGTCAGTTTTATCCATCATGAACAAGCgccaaagaaaatatatattttaggaaGCCTTGTACGGTAAAGGTGCTGCTGCTGGGGACTCTGGTCGGGAAATGCGTAGTTCAACAAGCATAGAAATCGGTTCTTTGTTTTCTACATCTTTTACCTTATAAACATGAAGTTTCGTTACGTTGTTATAGAAAACGAAAATACCACCTTGTACCGTTGTGACTACAGCTTTATACAAATTGTGTAAAATTATGATAAAGTTCAAAGATAACCGAGTATCTAATGTAATGCAATGCTAAACAAAACTAAATGGATTCGACATTTGATTAAACAACGCGAGAACGACAAACTAAATGAATTTGGCAACCTTATAATTTTAGGATGGGACTTTagcatttgagatattttaCGAATCGAGAAGTGAtgcagaaaaattaattttataataaaataatgtgcGTGGTTAATCGTAGCTTTGGCTGctaccaaaaaaggaaaaaaagtagcTTGGGTAGGAAAAATGAAGTACCATAAAATGCTTTACTTCTTCTGAAATTACTGCACAATCCCAGCTGATAAATGTGCAAAAACATCAGCCAGTATTACAAAGGGTCCAAGCCAGTTCTCAAGGCAAAAATATCAGAACAAATCAAACTCAAATGGTTGGTACAGAAACGGccctaaaatattttgttatatgagCTTCTGAATTAAGCTCTTTAATGTACTCACAGCAGTGGTactttcatttctctctctcttctggtAAGCTTCTCCACAGCCACAAAAGTTGCATTAACCCACCATTTGcaaagtgaaaaagaaacaaCCTTGCTGGTAACACTAAACTTCCAGAGAGAAACTTCAAAAGAACAAAGAAGCATCCGATGCCCACAAGCTGCCAGTTCAAACCTTGCTCCTGTTGCAGCAATCGCATCATGCGCAGATTCAGCAAAACAGatatcaactcaattcatttgCAGATAAAGAGACTGGTAAACAAAGGAGAAGAATGCACCGCAAAACACACCTCTGAGTTGCGAAACAGTTCATTTGATATCTCTTTCAAGAAGTTAGTCATCAAGCAGCCAACAAACAGACCACATGGAATTATCAGTTCTTGGTTTCTTGAGATGGAAAATATGACATCGTATAAGGagctaaaaataaagaaaatgacaagaGTCCACTTTAATGTGTTCTGTCCCAGAAGAAGCAGTCGCTCAAGCAGTATTTTCTCTGCTTTCTTCCATGGAATTTCTTTAACCGAGTCAGGAGTGGCTTCCCACAACTTCTCCCTCGCAACATTGATCTGCATCTTGACCTTATTTGGTTCACCAAATTCTGCCATGGACACTTTCATAGAGCATGTGGGAGAGAGTTGGTGATGTCCATGCAGTCTCAAGCACCTTTGTTGACAGGGTTGGTCCTGAACATGCTTAATGTGAAATTTCCATTATGATACTGATGGAGAAAGCATATTATTATTTGGGGATCACAATCTTGGTGGCAACCCTTTAAATTAAGTTGCACAACACGCAATGTTAAGTATATTCTGAGTCAAGTGTGCAAGGAAATTTGACTGTGTTGCTACCAATATAGATGAGAAAAGGGAAAATCACTAACACTTGGCTGATAGatcaagaaataataatatgaaagtGAACATCGATTTGGAAGGATCCAAAAAAGAAATCGCAGCCAACTATGATCTGAACGGAAGGATGCAGCTGCTTTTCTACTCATgcatgaaaataataatgatgaccACTTTTCTGACCAttcaagaaaaaagagcaaCGCTGCAAAGTAACAAAATTCTCGATGAGCTGAACAAGCCCACCAAAGGGAGCTAAGACTCATATTATTCATTATGTTCAAGTTAATCCATGAACTTAAAGCTACTACAGTCTGCATCCTTTGTTACTCAAAATTTCTAATGTGCAGCAATTAttccagaaaagaaaaatacttccCGGAAATTACAGCAAGAATACCAAAGGTAGCGAGACATTTGAACTTATAAAGCGATTAAGCTGTGCCATTGAAGCATTTCCATGTACGACTGATTACCCTTTCTCTATTTGCAGCCCATGTTTGATTTTTCATTAACAGTCAAATGTACCAGTCTTCAAAGATACCTATTCACTTGTACATTCTGGCGTCATAGAAACCCAGAACAAAAGCCATTATGCTATCAACCAAAAATTTCTCTAGAAAATTCTGAACCCCAATTTCCAGCATTGTTAACGGTCAAAATTTATGAACATAATCCATATGCATATTACAActaaatgttgaattgagtagTATGTAACTTCAAGCCAAAACTAACAGAATGCGAATGTGTGAGAAGTGACAAAGCGCAGCTCAGACTCGAACTTCAAACTCTTGGATTGTAAGTAAATAGGGAATTTTATGCTCATGGAAATAAGTGCATAAAGTTTTAGCTCGAGTTCCAAAAGGGTCATATGCAACCCGAAAATAACAAGAATAAGAAGTAAACCACACAAACCCAGACACACACAAACGTTTCCACAAAGGAGGGATAACCCGAAAAGACCGTACACGAAATTTCGGAGTTGAAGGCAGTAATGCGAAAGCTGGAAGCGCGATTGATGCCATTGCCATCGTTTCTCAGCTCCGTTTCTTCCTCATCACTCGCTGGCAAGCGTTCTATCTCGCTTCTCTAGGGTTTAGCACCAAATCCTTCGGGTCAGCATTTACTCAGCAAGATTCTCTTTTTTCAGGAAAGTGGGCCTAATCATCACCTTAGTAAAGTACGAGGCCCTGAGAACCAGAGACGGCCCAAATTACAGTGTAGGACACTTCACAATGTGTGCTTGGGCCCaaatgaatgagaaaaacaaaaaagtccTGCTCGAAAGCTATTTATTcgttctttttgaaaaattaaacgCTATTTATTATGTGGAGCCATGGATGGAAAACAtctattaatttgtttgagaaatgctatttttatttaagtattaccCATTGATTTGATAATTTTACGTAATAGACATTTAAATtcacttaaaatatactaaTTAATCGTGACTAAAGATAATAAaacttagaataaaatatagtaaCGTTACTCAATTTTTCGATCGGTGATGTATAACTAGTTAAAGAGGTTTAACTTATAATGGTTGACGGAAAGACGTACaacttcatcattaaataagATGTGTCTGATAGGCCGATTAGTAAAACCATAATAAACATATCCTCTGAAGAAACTCACAAATGAATAGAATTTGACGATGAAAATCATGTGTTTCAATGAACTTGTagcaagtttaaaaaataacaggtctatttttttcttttttatttagagaaattTTGTTCATTATTCTGAATTTGATCATTAATTCCTAATCACTTTGTCTAAAGTGTtacattttaatttacttttttttattatgaaagtAGTTAGGTTGCATTTGGGTAGTTAGATATTTTCAggtattctgtaaatagtagtgaagaagtaatgaaaaagtaatgataaaatattgaataataataaatagtagtgaaagtagataaaaagtaataataaaataatgaataatagtaaagtaATGTAAGAAAACTGTACTCAAACTAGACCTTAATCTATGAAATGActtaaatattattgaaaataatataattgcaagataaagaaaagttcaaaaaaCAAACTGAGGATAAAAGAATCAAGCAAAGACCCAGTTGCCTAAAACCCTTAAGACCATACATACTGAGTAGGCCTTCAAATAGCCCACCagatctacatatatatatatatatatatatatatatatatatcttgttccCAGGAATAGTTTTGTAAGTGTTAAATGATCCCCAAGATGCAGTAAGGCCGGCTGCTCTCTGCATGCATTTCTCTGCATAATGGGTATAACGATATATActcttctttaattaattaaaacacaCTAAGTTTGGgatctcttcctcttcaatttcttaatattttttacaggTATCATCCCAGTGGTCGGTGATGCCACATATCAAGTAGTTCACTGCGTAACAAAGAATAGAATTCACAAAACAAGCAACCAAAATAGGCCAAACCAATGAgacaaataaacaatatatataaacattccCAAGAACTGAAACTTATCCCTCAGCTCACCCTCTGACAGCAGAAAACAACGAAACCGACGGCTATATCTCGGTGTCCTCATAAACAGAATAACTTTTACAGTACTATTAAACCCTATCTGCGCGCAGCTCGATCGATCGTTCTCAGCATGTTGAATTTCCCTTGCGTTTTATATATGATTGTACTGTGTCTGCAATATATATAGGGCATGAAAGGTACGTACGTAGGACAAAAAACGAAAAGAATTTCTTGTGTTAGTGAGtgtcattttcataaaataaataatattcacgGGGGGCATCATACGACATTGATGTTGGGTTATTAATtaggaaaatgaaaaagtagGGGAATGGAGTCGTCGTTTGGCTATTGTCATGGCTTATAAGGCTGGCTGCCCTAGGCACCCTCAATTACGGGTGCATGCTTTTTGGTGCTTATTATCGTCAGCAAGTTGACGGAATGTACTGCCTTTCACCAAGTCATATATGAATTAATCCTTGGTTTTTTCTTGACACCCTTTTGTGTTGTGCTTATTCTTCGAGAGGGATATTCCCAGCTACTTTACAGGGGAGAAAATTAGGCATGTCGACCTACGTACGAGGGTGCGTgcatgctttttgtttttttattatttgtgtttccgtttcattttttaagtatttatagTGATAGAATCGATATATACCCCAAAAGTTTCAAAAGTAAAACTGTGCAGAAAATAATGACAAACATaggaaaatggaaatgaaagaaaatggcTGGTGGAAATTTGAATTGTTCATctagttacaaaaaaattaattatttgtgatcaattattttcagtaaaataattatttttatcgtaaataataatttttgttgtaaaaaaattgtCACAAATATTCGTTTTTATTGTAGGCGCGCTGTAATACTacttaatcatatatatatatatatatatatatgaaggaaCGTCGGCACTGAGCAGTTGCCAGGCTGTACAAGATGAATTGCCAACTAGAATATTGCCACGTACGTCAAGTAAGGTTGACTACATGAGACTGAAATCTGCAAGCGGCCTCCCTATGCTGCATGCGTGCATGCATCTGATCTTCGCTCTAATGTATTCAAATGCATACATATAAGCCTGTACTTGCTTGCTCGATCCTATCTATAAAAAAGGTTGATGCACTTTTTGGGTGTTCAGAAAAAGGTATGGGAAAATGCTCATCCATAAAAAAGTACCATTCCACATTGGAGGCTGCGTTTTATCACGAAGCAATAATTGTCAGATGACTAGATCTGAAGATATAATTAAGTGAATTAATACAAGTTTATTTCATATACTCGATCTATATGAAGTTTCAGAGCCCTAGAACTTATGCACTGAAATTGATCTAGTCCTGCAAGCTGCTAGCTACCTAgggaaataattatattaatgatcaagcatatcatgatatatctGTCGTCTCATGCTTTCAATTAATTGTACGTCCCTCTTACCGATATCTAGACCTGATGATCCCTTTTTAATTGTGTGTTTTGGTTCTTTGGGTacgataaaatatttttttttaaaatgtaacaaaataaaaggaaatattgaacgaagaaaaaggaaaagatttcAGGAGGTTCAATCTTAGATCAGGCTTATCATCATGTGTACGGCTCTAGAAATTAGTTTGAAATCTACATCGatctttaatttatatgttGAGTTCATCGGAAAGAATCATGTATAAGCTAGGTCGATTTAATTTATATGGCAGTACTGTTGGTAAAAGTTGagtttattataatttaggtGGGACGAGAccaacattatatatatgttaacaaTATTAAAGAGCTATGCATGCTAGTGGGGTGTGTGggtgtgtataaatatatatatatatatatattgttaagcTTTTATAACTTGAATTTTAGAGTTAGGTTTACCTAATGGGACCCGCCTTTTTGACTCATCacttgagaagaaaaaagaaatcttcCAATTTCAAAATATGTCATCCAATTCCAAACAATCACGACCATAGCTTACCAAACAAAGATGCATAGTCAACAAAAAGGACATTTTGATCTAAAATATTACAACTGTCATCAACTATGTTTATGGTACTTGTAATTACTAGCAAATTAGAGATTATGAGATCGACCGTGTAAGATAATAATCTTGATCTCtggtctttaaaaaaaaaaaaaaaaaaaaaaaaaaaaaaaaaaaagaaaaaaaacaagacaaaGGCTTCAGCAACTAACAGCAGAGTGTTTTAACTTCTTTTTCCACCCATCATTTCATCTCAGCTGCCTTTCTTGACATACAATTTGTACATATGATACTTGTGACACCCTGCGGTCTTGTCTCTATGAAATGGCACTAGCACTAGTACTTGTACGTTCATGTTACATGACTCCTGGAAAGTAGGAcaccttttctctcttttttgtttttgtttttttatgtgtataGACTGACTGCCTAGCCAGGGACTTAAGAATTTACTACAAGTTCCATCCAAATTGTTGTGACACttcagtatattttttatatatatagaactgcCACGTCAGCAATAAATCTTATTGGATACCCCTATaaacctagaaaaaaaaaaaacgaccaTTAATCCTGCGAGGTCAGGCTGATCATGATCGACCTCCCCAAGCTTAGAGAGGCTGATGATCATCACATCAGTTATATATTGAAGATATTCTTCAATCCGTGTGAGCGATTTcatttggtgtttttttttttgggagggggtaGTCAGTCTTGGAGGATGTCTTTCTACAGATTGCAGTTGCATAGGATTCTTAATTTCCTCACTGCAACAACAAAATTCAGTTTACGAGGAATATTCCGTTCTGAAGTACTGTCGGGTTGAGTCTTGGGGATTCCATGTTTGGTAgtgcttttaatttatttttgtaatctaAGACGTCAAGAAAATTTCATATGGGGTACTGCAATATGGTGTCTGGCCGATCTTGGATATTATTTTGGTTGCGAACCATTAATTTATAGCAGGTTAACTCCATTATTGCATTTATCAgataaaaaagagagtgaaatgTGCTTGCAGGACGTGGCTTTCGTACGTCCTGGTGGATACTAAATTAGCCATGCATCCGTGTGATCAATTCAGCAGCTGGGTGGATGATTTTGATATCCAATCTCCGATTTGATTTTCAACgaatatatttattgatttcATGACTTTGCAGTACTTACTAGCTGTAGCCTATACATATACCCAGGTGTAAATAAATTCGTGAATTTTGTGATTAAACAACCAATTATTatcaaaagagaaatgctagctagcttggtaGCGTCGTCCTTGTACAAGAAAGACAGCTAAACGCCATTCCAAGCAATACATTAatggaataatattataacgtcttaattattatttttttttataggaaataaatattatttcattctTATAATCGAAGTTACAATTGTAACTAGTCATTacagaaaaaaatttagattacAAGTCAAACTACTCATCTGTACGTGGAGAGCTTCCTcacacacaaatttttttacgACAGACATTATAGTCTTAACTTCTAGGAACTCTCTATTAACAAAATTGGTTTGTTTGAGAATACCATTTTctgtaaaataaacaaaaataaccaTCTCTTCCAAAGGAAGAGAAGGACACAACCACCCCATCCTCTAAAGGAAGAGAAGGACAAACCACCCCATCCTCCAAAGGAGGAAAATGATTAGACCACTCTCATCCTCTAAAAGAGGTGGGGATTCTACTGCTATAGACCAAAGTTTAatagcttattttttttttttatttcctaacACAAACAAAGACCAAAACtacaaatacttaaaaatactgcaaaaataaaaaataaaaacacacaaacATATAGACACACATGCGAGAAAAGCCATGGCTCAAATTATGCCAAATGAACAAttataattaacaattaacaatataaaaagtCGAGGCATAAATAGATATGGCTTCGATATCGTGATGTTGATTGAAACCAAATGCGATGAAGAAACCCTAATTACGATGGATCACATGCAACTGCGTTGACAATTGAGGGTTTAATAATTAGGGCTCGATTGTTAGGTATCAGTCAATATCAAGCGTGCATTTTGATGGCGTTTTAAGTAATTTtacactaaaaagaaaaaataaaaatgcttatttgagaaattaaagaCCAATTTTTGTCTCCTTTGAAAGGCCAGCTAGAGGAAATTAATATATCCAAACACTGAATATCCGAGCTGGCCTTAATGAAAGCAGCGAGCTAGTAGCTGCAAGTTCAGAAAACTCGCAAGATGAAGTTGCGTGAAATCtgatcatcatgtgcatgcatgcttaTCATGATCTTCTAGCTAGATATACTTCTAGCTAGATATATaggcatgtatatatatatatatatatatatagaaacactTCACATGAAATATACACCATATCAATAAAGGTTGTCAacatcaataaatcataaatgtaCGGAAATATTAAGCAAACCCAAAGTGCGAgccatatatatttctttaattttagaaaaaacacATACTTATTTTGTTTATGGCGCTTATCAAAGTTTCATTTCCATCAGATCGGATGAGTGCTGCATGGAAAAAACGGAGGAAAGATAAAAGAAACCGGAGATACTGTCtaattaatcctaatttatataTCTAAGATTCTAATTAAGTGATACTTGTCATGTTTGGTTCTATATATAAAGACATGCAActcatcttataattatatttttcgtAATTTCTTGGATGaaatggttttttcttttttttgttaattactCTTGTATGTACACACATGGTTTATGAACAGCTGAAAAGGGTCAGAATCGGGAGAAGTAAGACATGCTAGGTCTCCTTGATCTGTACTGGTATAAAAACTGGATGTGTGATTTGCAGAAGTAATTggactttgatattttttggtTGATTTAATGCAAAAGTCGGGAAAAGTCACACCCAAAATCCACAattaatgcatttatttttaaaaaaatattgtgaaaaaagAGAAACCTAAACCTTTGAATATCAATTGGGTAGATGGTTCACGAAATGGACTGGTGATTATGAAAGATACGTACgatgataattaaatatgtaaaaaaacacgtaaaaaacatacaataatattatttgattgaTAGACCTCTGGATTAATTAATGAGTTATTCCAAGCTATAGATCATTGGTAGCTAGCTAGGCCACTTACATATTGCAGAGATCGAGTACGTACTTATAATAATATGCGTGAATGCATTGAAAATATATAGGAACTACAGCTTTTCACATCCTGCTAGCTACGGATGATTGGcgtctagctagctagggtgcATTTCTTGGACTTTTGGTCTTTCAAGCTCAACAAGGAAATGCAATTTTGGTGGCTGACTGAGTACTGTGATATCGATGCCAAGTCCAAATCAGAGAGTTAAAAATCAGCggaaaaactatatataatttgcaaactcttcaagaaaaacaaagtgtatgagatatatatatatatatatatatatatatatatgcaaattaaTGCAGATTTGAGATACTCATAAAACCTTTGCTGACtcttattaatattctaattgtAATCCTCATGAATCATCCTGCATTCAATCTTCGTTCTATAGTAGTTATACATGAAACTCTGCCATCTTTTATTTATCTAGAGAAGTGATAtagatataaaagaattatataaaaataaatctataaattgacgtaatttcatataatctattagatttactttaagataaaaataattttataatatgatgtagCACATCAAGTCACGTTACTTTAGGATgatacttttgtataatctctttatgatAGTTAAAGTATGTCtctttatatgtatatatggcaTCATCCGAAAGATGAATTTTTCTTTAGCATTGGAACTCCAACAGCACCATTAATAAACTATAAGCAAGATCCCAACCAAAAGGTGTACGTACACAAAGGATAGAAAAAACTTTCGGCTGGGAAAGCACACaatcttgcatatatatatatatatatatatatatatatatatatatatatatataggttttcTCTCTCTCGAAAG from Juglans microcarpa x Juglans regia isolate MS1-56 chromosome 4S, Jm3101_v1.0, whole genome shotgun sequence carries:
- the LOC121263127 gene encoding uncharacterized protein LOC121263127 isoform X2; translated protein: MAMASIALPAFALLPSTPKFRDQPCQQRCLRLHGHHQLSPTCSMKVSMAEFGEPNKVKMQINVAREKLWEATPDSVKEIPWKKAEKILLERLLLLGQNTLKWTLVIFFIFSSLYDVIFSISRNQELIIPCGLFVGCLMTNFLKEISNELFRNSEEQGLNWQLVGIGCFFVLLKFLSGSLVLPARLFLFHFANGGLMQLLWLWRSLPEEREK
- the LOC121263127 gene encoding uncharacterized protein LOC121263127 isoform X1, which gives rise to MAMASIALPAFALLPSTPKFRDQPCQQRCLRLHGHHQLSPTCSMKVSMAEFGEPNKVKMQINVAREKLWEATPDSVKEIPWKKAEKILLERLLLLGQNTLKWTLVIFFIFSSLYDVIFSISRNQELIIPCGLFVGCLMTNFLKEISNELFRNSEMRLLQQEQGLNWQLVGIGCFFVLLKFLSGSLVLPARLFLFHFANGGLMQLLWLWRSLPEEREK